From a single Lewinella sp. LCG006 genomic region:
- a CDS encoding phage integrase N-terminal SAM-like domain-containing protein gives MKTKEAYQQGLCTYLILKNYSAATISEHGCAFRQFLDWRIEGKHGEDFTPEQARQYLLYRYEQGLKWQTINGDYSAIQKFLSFFRSVGRKMRCRTTEKSLN, from the coding sequence ATGAAAACGAAAGAAGCTTATCAGCAAGGATTGTGCACGTATTTGATCTTGAAGAACTACAGCGCGGCGACGATCTCGGAGCATGGTTGTGCTTTTCGACAGTTTTTGGACTGGCGTATAGAGGGGAAGCATGGAGAGGATTTCACCCCCGAGCAAGCGCGACAATATTTGCTCTACCGTTACGAACAGGGCTTGAAGTGGCAGACCATCAACGGGGACTATTCGGCGATCCAGAAGTTTTTATCTTTTTTTCGATCAGTTGGTAGGAAAATGCGGTGCAGAACTACCGAAAAAAGCCTAAATTAG
- a CDS encoding ATP-dependent endonuclease produces MKIKEIRIKRYRSILDLKLEIDSLDEIATICGANNVGKTNVLKAVNLFFNSEQYDSTRDSPNHKFYGSRGGKVYPEILLVFQSTDKLFSVKKEFGLDGLESTTGTRTFIGTKNTKNLTEIEINEVIKKIAFFFIPSINVSTPDLINSLVEDIYDIEYDKSRFRGLKQQLKESFENYINGIVEILNSLAGEINPLFQEFNDNWQVGFEFTSDVKKFRDLISTDIDFFLNDKSNRHISGKGSGLQRIGYILLHSRIISKISKRTPILLIDEPDVYLHQGLQKKLHVHLKSMCGKCQIILTTHSPIFIDSYSLVNVFLLDLEIGDKQLYKRTNKEFYALRTVSVDLNNDSGFKRIREYLGISLDDFELLDGYNVMVEGGSDLRYIQELGRFYSFEVPNIITTHGVTKYEKQLAFYNTFYKDKDIRPKIRVLFDNDMEGREAYKKIIKNQSKDIYKYIEVKCEFIPTYSGEFPTHENVIGNKVFCNHEIEDFIYPEVFLELANNILGKRNFKKVNISDLKAKIEAKAFKEKGILNNFDICKNESNPEDGNQIDFSNNTIKEGLAKQFTIEGNKKMADKITKLDQKHAYVKMFIKELCEVF; encoded by the coding sequence GTGAAAATTAAAGAAATTAGAATAAAAAGGTACCGTTCCATTCTAGATCTAAAACTAGAAATTGATTCTCTTGACGAAATCGCAACAATCTGTGGAGCGAATAATGTAGGAAAGACCAATGTGTTAAAAGCTGTTAACCTATTCTTTAATTCAGAGCAATATGATTCTACAAGGGATAGTCCTAATCATAAATTTTATGGATCACGTGGAGGAAAAGTATATCCTGAGATTTTGTTAGTATTTCAATCCACGGATAAACTTTTCTCGGTAAAGAAAGAATTCGGGCTCGATGGCTTAGAATCGACTACAGGAACCAGAACATTTATTGGTACCAAAAATACAAAGAACTTAACAGAAATAGAGATAAATGAAGTGATTAAGAAAATTGCCTTCTTTTTCATCCCATCAATCAATGTATCAACTCCTGATTTAATTAATAGTTTGGTTGAAGATATATATGACATAGAGTATGATAAGTCTAGGTTTAGAGGACTAAAACAGCAATTAAAGGAATCGTTTGAAAACTACATTAATGGTATAGTTGAGATTCTTAATTCTCTTGCCGGCGAAATAAACCCTTTATTTCAGGAATTCAATGATAATTGGCAAGTGGGATTTGAATTTACATCAGATGTTAAGAAATTTAGAGACTTAATTTCTACAGATATAGATTTTTTCCTTAATGACAAGTCTAATCGACATATCAGTGGAAAGGGCTCAGGTCTACAGCGAATCGGCTACATTCTATTACATAGCAGAATTATTAGTAAAATTTCTAAAAGAACCCCTATTCTTCTAATCGATGAACCTGATGTTTATCTTCATCAAGGACTTCAAAAAAAACTTCATGTACACCTAAAAAGCATGTGTGGAAAATGTCAAATAATCCTTACAACACATTCTCCTATATTTATTGACAGCTATTCTTTGGTGAATGTGTTTTTGTTAGATTTAGAAATTGGTGATAAACAATTATATAAAAGAACTAACAAAGAATTTTATGCACTTAGAACAGTTTCAGTAGATTTAAATAATGATAGTGGATTCAAAAGAATCCGTGAATACTTAGGGATAAGTCTTGATGACTTTGAACTGCTTGATGGCTATAATGTAATGGTAGAAGGAGGATCAGACCTAAGATATATTCAAGAACTTGGACGATTTTATTCTTTTGAAGTTCCAAATATTATTACAACTCATGGCGTAACAAAATATGAGAAGCAGCTAGCGTTTTATAATACTTTTTATAAGGATAAAGATATTAGACCTAAAATAAGAGTACTATTCGATAATGACATGGAGGGTAGAGAAGCTTATAAAAAAATTATCAAAAATCAGAGTAAAGATATATATAAATATATTGAAGTAAAATGTGAGTTTATACCAACTTATAGCGGTGAATTTCCAACTCATGAAAACGTAATAGGAAATAAGGTTTTTTGTAATCATGAAATCGAAGATTTTATCTATCCTGAAGTATTCTTAGAGCTAGCTAATAATATATTAGGTAAAAGAAATTTTAAAAAAGTAAATATTTCAGACCTTAAAGCAAAAATAGAGGCGAAAGCGTTTAAAGAAAAAGGAATATTAAACAATTTCGACATATGTAAGAACGAAAGTAATCCAGAAGATGGTAATCAAATTGATTTCTCAAACAATACAATTAAAGAAGGCCTTGCTAAACAATTTACAATAGAAGGAAATAAGAAAATGGCAGATAAAATTACAAAGCTAGATCAAAAACATGCCTATGTCAAGATGTTTATAAAAGAACTATGTGAGGTATTTTAA